The Prionailurus viverrinus isolate Anna chromosome C1, UM_Priviv_1.0, whole genome shotgun sequence DNA window ATAGACAATAAATATTCTGAtaatcagttgcattttttaggaagaataaaaatgaattccatttaaaaattagctATTTAATATAAGAACCTTGcaacataatagaaaatattactACCATGACCAAAAAATCATGCAATTAGGTAGGGTGTAAAAAtatgaaggtatttttttaagtttatttatttattttgagagagacagtgggaggacaggcaagagagagggagagagagaatcccaagcaggctctgcgctattagctcagagcctgacataggactcAAACctgcaaaccacaagatcatgacctgacttgaaataaagagtcagatgcttacctgactgagccacccagtcccccaatatatttttaaaagttgttctgttggtgggaatgcaaactggtgcagccactctggaaaacagtgtggaggttcctcaaaaaattaaaaatagaactaccctaggacccagcaatagcactgctaggaatttacccaagggatacaggagtgctgatgcatagggttgatggggggtgggagggaggggaaagtgggtgatgggcattgaggagggcacccactgggatgagtactgggtgttgtatggaaaccaattcgacaataaatttcatataaaaaatttttaaaaagtaaataaaagttggGTGTATACAGGAGTGGctgcatggctcagtcgattaagcgtccagctcttggtttcatctcaggtcatgatctcacagtttgtaagttcaagccccatatcaggctctgtgttgacagtttggaggctgcttggaattctctctctctctccctctccctctccctctgcccttctgcccctctgcccctctgcccttccccacccctcatacataaataaacttagaaagtaTACAAATTTACCTGGCAACATGATATTTTTTTTgcatgcatatttttcttttttaacagaacTATTCAGAATAGCTTATGACATTTTAGGCAGTGAAATTGTTCATTATCTTATAAGTAAAAGTGAGTGATGATACAACTCTAGAGAAATACTTGACATCCTTTCACGATTTGACTCCCAAGGCTCACATTTCACTTGTGCTGTATGGACTGCTGCCCTATCTGGAAGGGGAAGCCACTAAGGATTTTGAAGATGAGGGTTAGTCGGTCATTCAGAAGCAATGATTCTTCTGGGCATTTGACTACAGGAGCCCAGTATATAAATCACTTCCCTGAGGACCAGAACACATAGCACACACCCATAAACCTGTGTTTCCTTCCAGATGCCTCATTCCAATTCTTTGCCATCATGTTGCTGGCTGGCAACTGTTGCTTGTTAACCTAGACACTGGCAAGTGATTTTTGCTTTCAGGAGATCTGAATTAGAATTAAGAGGAAAAGTagtgcaggggagagagaggctgcTTTCTCTACTGGGACTCTGACATGAGAATTTTTCTCAGAGAAAAATCAGAGCGCACGTGATTGTTTTTCTGTAGTTGAAATCACCCATATTATGACTGAAAACAAAGTCTTTATCAAGGTTGCCTAATTACCAAGACAGTCAACTGAgaatttgtttttacttcaaCTCTTAAAGGTAATGTTACTATTGTTTGCCTTAATTAAAACTGATAACATTCACTGGGCTTGTTTCCCTTTTGATGTAAGGCATGAAATAGAAATACACTAGGGGTTATAGAAAAGACAGaatcaaaataggaaaaaaaaaaaggaaaaacatcttgGAATTCATCAATTTCTATTGTCATTCTTAACATTAACTGAAATATGAAGTCTACCTATCAGGAGAAACGTAGCTATCTTCCATGGACTGCTTGTTCTGGGCAATATCGTCTCCTATTTGGCATGTTATATAAATgccatataaaatataatacaagtttttacctttttatatctgagcaaactgaggctcaaaggggTTAGGTCACATGCTGAGGCCACACAGACTGTAGTCAGTCAAGCCGGGTTCTAGCCTCTGATTTCTATGATACCAAAGCCCATGATTTTCCTTCCTAATGCTGTTACTTGATTTTGTATAATTAGCTGAAAATTACCTGTAGAATCCAAACCAACCTACTTCAGTTTGGGGGAGGCAGACATTGAAAACTTgagttttttttctagttttttcatacatttcacttgacaatatttttttcccttagtagatcaaaatgaaataattgtcATTCCAACGGAcacagaaaagaatatgaaaaatggaGTGAGAATAACAGAAATCAATGTGGGAGGTGTTGCCAAAGATAACAGTGTGGACATGGGAGCTGACAGACTATCAAACTATCAGGCACATAAAACTGATACTGCTGAAAGTTACAAGGAAAATCATCTAGCTCCATCATTAGTAGCAGGCCAAAAACTGAATCAACCTAGcgaggaaaagacaaaaatgcaaGATGCGGCGATTCAGACAAACCCTTCCTCTGACAGTTTTGAGGGGAATCACCAAGGTCATCATTTGTCTAATTTCAAAGTTAATGAAAGTGTGCAAACTCCAAGTAACGATAAATCAACTCAACCCTCATCTCTAAGTCCCCAAGATTCTGCTGTAGATGCCTCAAGGAAATTCAGGAGTCAGGGCCCCCTAAACGTACATTCAGAGAATCAACTCACCATAAAAGGTCCAGTTTGTGCACGTGGTAATGATGGCCTTTTGCCTTCTGTAGATGGGATTGATAAAAACTCAACTATTTCAAAGAATTATCCACTTTATAGACAAGACTATGATCCCAAGCCAAAACCTTCAAATGAAATCACAAGAGAGTACATACCCAAAATTGGAATGACTACTTATAAAATAGTGCCTCCCAAGACCCTGGAGATACTGAAAAATTCGGAATCAGAAACCACTGGGTATAAAGATGATCACGAGATCCATACTTTAGGAAAAAAGCACACTGgtgaaaatgtgaaagaaactgCAATCCAAACAGAAGATCTTGTTATTTCCGACAACCCAAAGGAGCCACAGGCAGACCTTAAACTACAGCCGAGCCCAAGAACAGAGCATCAGGTCCACGGCGTGGAGAACTCACCCTGCATTGCCATGGGGAGTCCTCTGAAACCTACTCCCAGAATGACAAGGGACACTGGCACAGCTCCTCTCGTGCCAAATTTGGAAGATATAAACAATATTTTGGAGTCAAAACTTAAATCTCGGGTTTCAAATCCCCAGACCAAACCAAGTTCTTTTTTCCTACAGATGCAAAAAAGAGTTTCAGGTCACTATGTGACATCTGCAGCTGCCAAAGGTGTCCATGTGgcccctaaccctactccgaaagAACTAataaagaaagagggggaaagggaagtgATACCTCCTCCAGAACAAACTCTTTCTCCCTTAAGTAAAACAACTCCGTCTCCTCCACAGCCCCAGATTAAAAATGCTGATGATAACATCAGCAACCAGAAGCCTACTGAAACCCCTCCACCTCCCATAGCCCCGAGACCTGTTCCTCTTCCTGCGAATCAATTAGCTGCACTAAATCTGAAGACTTTGAAAACTTTTGGTGCACCGAGACCTTACTCGAGCTCTGCTCCCTCACCCTTTGCCCTCGCTGTAGTGAAACGGTCACAGTCTCTCAGCAAAGTGCGCACAGTGTCATGCAGTGAGGGTGCAGCTGCCCGACCTCCACCTGACACAGAAGAAGGGAAGGCTCCTTCTGTAAATAAATTTGTGGGCATCCCACAACTACTTGTGAGTGATAAGGTAAcgtgacctttttaaaaatcagaggttCTTATACAATGTGGTTTAAATGGGGGTTAACAAGCATGTTGTATATTTGTGTGTTACTTAACTCTGAATTCATATTAATCCAATGGCAAGCTACCATAGggaataaagagtaaaaatacaTAACATCTGATTATTTACTCTCAGAATTATTATAATTCATATAACTTGATTGGGTATTACTATACGGTCATTAAATGATTGTAtcattaggaaatattttaatttattttttaaattttttattaaaatttgttttaatgtttatttgtgagagagagagagagagacagagaacacaagtgggggaggggcagagagaggagacacagaatccgatgcaggctccaggctcttagctgtcagcacagagcccaacgcggggcttgaactcacaaaccatgagatcatgatgatCTGAGCGAtcttagccgaagtcagatgcttaaccaactgagccacccaggtgcccctattttaatttaaattttctttgccatacatttgtatattgtactagtttatagttctgattctattttcctgtgttttgctTATCTCAAGTTGTTTATTACTTTCCTGGATGTTCTGGTTTATTTTCTACTCTACTTCTACATAATAGcaaaatagttttaattatatAGAAACATAAGCGGTAAAGACTAGTTAATATAACCAGATACTTCTCAACTATACATTTTCTATCACATATATTCAACCTTAGTTACCAAACATTGacacatataaataatttaaattgaaaCCAGAATTTTCAATctcaaaatgtaattttcttaatttcacatgTTTGTTAATTCAGTGTTAACTTTTCCAGTTATATGTATGTTGACTAAAATATCATTTAACCATTATCTAACcttaataatttacataaaagggCATTTATTTACTTAGTGTTTGGTCAACTAAGTGTTATAATTTGCTAGATTCAAATAATATAGTCAAAGGAAAGGATGAAATTTATAGTATGAATTATGATAATCCccatgcaatttttaaaaaatattttgtgtactTTTACCCTGATACTGTTTAAAGAATACTTTCAGATTTGTGTGACAGTTCCAGaagtattttatattactttttcaaACATTCCTAGAGTAACAGAACATTAACCATATTGCCAAGTAAagatttttccataatttcaaaGCAGTATTCATCTTGAAGaatatttcttcatgtattttacatttatgtttcttATCTTTGATACAATGTCAGGAAGAGATGTATGATGTAGAGATTAATTCTCTACTTGGGAACAAAGCCTGCGTTTCTTCTTAGAATGGAATACCATTCCTAAACAACAGAGCTTGATTTAGATAATACAGTTTTTGAGTCATTGCCTAAGCTCTGTTTAGCTCATCTTTTGTAAAGATATTTGGCagtttaaaaaagacatttttaagattatttgatAATAGTTCCCAGTTAAATtggttattaaatattctttcctaagaagtttaattaaattttgattcttaaatttggAAATTCCTAATGTTTTTTAGTCCAtgggcaaaataaagaaaacatggtcaTCACTTAGCCCCTGTGACTTCCATTAACACAAAATAAGCTATTACATGTAGCATGGtccttaatattcttttattagaAGCTATGTTAGATTCAACCAATATAAAATTGTCAATTTGTCCATTCTGTTCTGTCAAAAATGATCATTTGAAAACCTAATattttgtaactttaaaaatgtgttatttttttagcctatggaatttttttttttttcttattatttggcTCTTCTGGCCAACTCCATTGGCAAAAATCGGCATTATTTGACTTAGGGACAGTAAAATTACTAGTGTATTCGTAAAACAAAGAGAGGTACCACTTTTCTTCCTTAGCCTCATAAGTTGAAGAGAAGGGAAGGTAATACCCTCATCTTCCAACTGAGCTCGGGCAGCAGAGATAACtcactggggaaggaaacagaactaTGTCTAAAACACCAGTGTGGCAAATagtgattgtttaaaaatatactgatgatgaattttttttcatagccCACTGTTCAGTTggtattcatataaatattttgcaCTTATTTTTATAGGGAAATAACTCTGCACATAATGAACAGAATTCCCAAATACCATCTCCAACTGACTGCCCATCATTCATTCTTAAGAGACAAAGTTCTTTAACATTCCAAAGCTCTGACCCAGAACAGATCCGACAGAGTTTGCTCACTGCAATCCGTTCTGGAGAGGCTGCTGCCAAATTGAAAAGGGTAAGTTTTCTTTATCAGATGGGTGACAGTGGGTTTATTTTCAACATTGTCAAACTAATACTTAGGGGAAATTGTTTTCTGGCTCTTGCATCTGAATAGGGAGGATGCCAGAAGTTGCTCTTTGATGTCAAGGGTCATTTTTGAAGTATAAGCTGAAAGAGTCCAGAGTCTTAcacatacttaaaaatatgtcCGGTCTATTTTCCACAACATGGGCCAGGTGCAGAACATGGGGTTTGCTCattattatataactatatatagaaagtaccctggactcttattttaataaattgtatTAGCATAGCAagaaaaattctttcagaaagaaaatccCTCCGTATTCCAGAAAAGCCGCACTAGCAATAGGAACGTGCAAGTTTTCAGTCCTGGCTCCCACGATGATCAAAGTCAACTACCATATGTGGGAgaatgagggggtgggggggcaggtggcTTTATAGGTTAAAAAATGTAGGGAAAATCTAGGGAATTTAGATGACACTGAAGGCAGAAAGTCTAGTCTAATAAGGCCCTGCCAAAGTGGCCAGCTCCTCCTTACGGAGATGTAGGAGAACTTCAGGAAGGGAGGTATGCTTCTTTTGGGGAGCAAATGCCAAAAAAATGTCACAGGGAATTATTTAGAGGTGAGTTTCCTCCCTCTGTTGCTTTCATCCACTCAAAGAAGTCCTACGtggtgaagcctggagcctggcatCAAAACTTGGACTTCCCAGAGGCTGTAGTCTCCCTAAATGTCTTTCTTGTTCTCCCCTTAGTTGTCTTGGTTGCAAGTTCCTCAACACTCAAGACAAGAAAAGTACTCATTATTCTCCTGACTCCCTAGGCATTTCGTTTTGTGAATTCCTTCTCTAATCATTTTAGAGGCTATTTAGAGAAGAGTAAGAGACTTGTTGAGCAAAGCACTGAGctcaacagaaataaaatctgCGAAGGGACAGGAATGCtgcaaggagagaaggaaaaggggagggcATCTCGGGCACATCTCCAAGGCCAGCCCTGTCTGCGCTCACCATTTTCCTCAGTGTGTTTCAGTGGAGCCATGAGTGACGGCTGTTTTCATGGAGGGCTTGGCGCTGCCATCTGGGCAAACAAGGAGACAGGGCAAAATACTGCCTGCTGTCAGGAGTGGAGGAAACACGAGGGAATAATTCAGGAGATTAggtttgaattttgtcaagtatTTGCAGAATCTGAATTCAGGtgccaggcagaaaaaaaaaaaaaagttggtggtTTTGAGTACTGAAACTGGTATTTCACAGGTCAcgacatttatatttttgtgaggAAATATGCCCACGCAAATAAACTGTACATCTTCACTTAAGAAAATAGTTCTCTTTCTAATCTTGTAAATTAAGGTTCAGTTTCAAGTCAGTCACTTCTGATCTAAAGCTTTCTCaattctgggcgcctgggtgactcagttggtaaggcatccgacttcagctcaggtcatgatctcgcggtttgttagtttgagccccacgtaggacCCTGTGTTGAgagctctggagcctgcttccaattctgcgtctccctttctctctgtccctcccctgctcatgtgcacacgtgtggtctctcgctctctcgctctctcaaaaagaaataagcgttaaaaaaatgtaaagctttcTCAGTTCAATAAACTTGATAAGCATTTTTTAAGCACAAAAGTACTAAACATTGTCCTAGATGCCggggatacaaaaatgaatgaaacgaAGCCTCTGCCTTCTGGGTGTTCACAGCCTGGGACTGAGAAGCAGTGACACATCAGGTCCACAGGAGAACCAAGTAGCTAGACAGAACATAACTGCAGTGCCTTTTCCTAAGTCCGTGGATAATAGTAATCAGTTCCAATGGACTAATTGCAGAAAAGAGTGCATTAAGTTGGGAATGTCTTTTAGGCCAACAGAACTGTACAGGCAAGCAGCTGTGTGCTTGGTGATACGGGCTCTAAATTGGCAGTCTCTTCACTTATAAAACTCTCCTTGCTTCCAGAATGAGCTGGATGTGAATCAGCATAGAAAGCAGGCTCTAAATGATGATCCTATAATTGTATCCTGTTTATAAGTCATTACTTGAGGTTCCATCAAGTCTAAATTTTATCTCTCTCAGTAGGAGATTATCAATAGCCCTGAGTCTTTGTAGTGCCAGTTCCTGAATTTTGTTTAATGAAAATTCCTTacataatcaattttttttttgcactaaaAATGAACACAGGGTCTAGTAAAGGTCACGGAACTGACACACTATGATCAGTATTTTCACTTCTAATTATACCCTAAAAAGGTGTGTGTTGTGTACCAGGACACATTTATAAGAATATTCATGAAATATTGTTTGTAATAGCTCTAAGTAAATATAACATTAATAtccaaaaacagaataaataatatattcaaagaatgGATTATCAAACAGCAGTAAGTTGGGCAAAGTACACCTAAACACAACAGGGCAAAGACCTATAAAAATATCTATGTGTAAAGTTTGACGGCATGCAAAACTAAATTGTATTATTTAACGATGCATGCGTAGgtggcaattatttttaaaagcaaggaagtaattataaaaatcatGATAGGGCTACTTCCACAGGGAGAGAAAAGGCTTTGCTGGGGTTTGTAGGAGAAGGACAGGCAACACAATTTAAGAGGAAACTAAAAAACTAAGTAATCGAGATAAATGTTATCTTAAtgcaagattttttaaatgtctaaatgaaagcaaaaacctgtgataaagaaaatgtcaacattttaaataaagacaagatCAGTAGGGAGCTGGAGCTATTCTCTTGGCCTGAGTGGTGGATTCTATATACGTTTGTGTTTGTTTCCATCAGGTTGTTTATTTAAGTTCAGTGCACTCTCCTGTACATGTattgtatttcaaaaaatatattgcaaaaggaagtaaaaatggaCACCAAAAGGCTCTGATTCCTTGTGATCTTTGCTTAAGTCCCATATTTCTATCCTGTACTGAACATTTCTCCtggtttgttttaaattctaacatttcttttataGAACAACAGTTATAGTGCCAAATAAAATCTTCAGTGATTTTGACAGTGGGCTTAGATTGTTCATCAGAAAATTGGCTCCAGGTTTGCCTATATTTTGGCACCCAAATGTTCAGTTTAACTCCAGGTACCAACCTGCCTTATGGCTCTGGTTCATACCCGAATAATTAACCTTCATTATAATAATTGGTTCACATTAGAACAATTATCTAGTTGATTGCTCTAGTGTAAATGTAGTCATGAAcatgccatgtttttttttttcatactaagaTTTTTTCCACACCTTACCCCTCTTTGACCCCCATGTAGTCACAGAATTGTTTAGTCTTCCTAGTTTTAATAAATCTAGTttactgttttataaaatgtatttggcaTAAAGATTTATATGTGAATCAGCAGATTGTTTTCAGAGAATATGAGATTAAGTAAACTATGATCATTTACTTGTGTTGATACAAGAACTTTCTGGCTACTTTTGGTTCCTGTTGATGCTTCAGTTACTAAAGGTCATTACACTATTACAAGTAGAATATACGTTTATGAAAATAAAGTGACAAATGGTATTTAGTAGTTGATATTAACCATTTCCTCAGAATGTAAAATTTATCTTTGGCTCCATAAAAacctggaaggaagaaagaaaccagataAGTCACCCAGAACTTATGGGATAAGTCACCCAGAACTTACtggcatttttatttgtttaattggtCTGCTTTTTACTCATACTTCCTTGTTTGGAATTTGTACAATCCGAGGGCTTCAGGTTGGCAGTTCTTtccatatatattaataaatgacAGTTTTATAGCAAATGTTCCTTACAAGAATAAGAAAACTACAAGAATATTCCTGATATTCTTTAAACTTAAAGTTGAGACAGTCAAATAGTAGATGCTCATATTAgtaaattctttaatgtttaaaattttttaattaaaaaaaaatctttatcgtAGGTGTCATATGTTCATTATTCAAAAAATTCAAGCAACACTCTTttactttataaatgtttataaaaagttATTGTATTccattcaagaaatattcattGATCTATACCGTGCCAGGCACTAAAATAAACATGCGGATAATGTGGCATTAAAATAGTCAAGGTTTCTGACCACACAGAATTTATAGACTAGTCTATAATAATGTCTTTTCATGCTTGAAAGTTTagtatacaaatttttaaatatcaaatgaaaTACCGTTTCCCCCTAAAGTAATTGCTCGTGATAGATTAAAGTGAAACCTTCCAGACCACTTTTGtagtatataaacatatttaatttttctgtacaaaaataaactcctctGTAAACCATTCATAAATATCTCTTTGATGTTTTCCATCTTATTACACATACACACTATTCTTTTACAGACTATGGAGTATTTGACTATATGAATGAACCATAGTTTATTTGCTCCTTGTTGGTGTACATTTCACTAGATTCTAGTTTCTCCACTCTATAAATGGTGCTACAATAAACATCTTTTATTTGTATTAGGGTCATTggtatgttttttaaatgcttaaaacaaaatttgtctctttttcttacaAAGAATTATGACCACTGCAAATTTGgcaataattacaaaaataatcccTACACACTGAAACTTTTCGTGCCAAAGTTACATAATGAAAGGTCATTACCTGTTTGTTGGCTATATTTGGAAAGGAACCCCACGTGAATACTAAACAAGGTGCAGGAGTTTTCCTTCCCCTGGTGGCAACTTTTCTTTTAGCTGTTTTAGTGTCAACCACTCTACTCCATCCTGGATTCATAGTGAAGAAAGTTGATTCGTTTCAATTACCAATCTTTGTTTTAGTAAAAGGCCATGAATGAAGCACTAGGAAATCAAATCCATACTgaatttgcccattttattttccctttcaggAACTTACTCTGATGCAAGGCAGAATCTGTGGCCTTTTGTACTCCAGTTCTCTTGTGATAATGTTTGGTTAAGAATCTATTCAAATTATAACTAGacattaaccattttttaaaagtattatcatattttatgtataatatttcaaaatattataccTATTTACTATCCAGAATccagatgattttttaaaacattcttctaAATGTTAGAATTTCAAGCTATTTAGGAAATTCTTAGTGTATTTCATTCACTTACCATTTGTAAATAGGGGACTTTGCCATAGAATCTTGGAATTTCGGAGTTTATTTATTGGGAGGAAGAAAACTACTTTTCATTCTGCAATTGTTTTGACATAACACTCTTAGATTTGACTTTTTTAGCCCTTCAAATGacagcattttaaaaaccaaagctGTATTTTCTTATAAACAAGGAGTACCTGGGGAGGGGAACGTCAAGTTAATATATACCATCAATacaaaaattctttgttttgtggAATTcgctttatttttctacattttccaaGGCAGCTTTGAGGAGCCAGAATTAACCTAGCAAAAATTGCTCTTCAACAGCTTGGCCTGCAGTCTGTTTGTGCTCTTGTCCTTTGAGTTGATTTGGTAATTTTGTGAAGGCTAAGATGTGTCAATGGATTATTTAACTTGTTTGTTGTGGAAATAACAactctctcatttttaattttatggtagAGTGAACATTTATTCTTAATCATTTGTGATTTATTGAATACGGAACACTAAATATTATCGCTTACAATTATACAGAAGTTCAAAAGTGGTAATtgttgaaaactaaaaattagaTAGCTGTGCCATTTTCACTTGATGGGTGCAAActgtgcttctttctttctcttaggtTACTGTTCCATCAAATACAATATCTGTGAATGGAAGGTCAAGACTCAGCCATTCCATGTCCCCTGATGCCCAGGATGGCCATTAAATGTGCCCTGTCGCAATGCACTTCACCACCTCTGTTTCACAGAACAATGTCATGCTGATGGAGAATGTTGGCCAATGTATATCCAGATGTACACTAATATATTGTCTATTAAAGTGTAAGAATTTGTGTTGTGGCTTTTAATGCCAAAAGAAGAATTACAGAATTTATAAGTTATAATAttttgggccttttttttttttttttttttttgccttaaaagcTGACTATGCTGCTTTAGAACTTTAAGACAAGGTGTTAATGACTTTCATTTCTCTCAAATG harbors:
- the COBLL1 gene encoding cordon-bleu protein-like 1 isoform X10, whose translation is MDSRAPRAQDALAALPPPAAPAGRKPKAKAPLPPAETKYLDASSVDDTVDSSACIMEQKENMIDKDIELSVVLPGDIIKSTTVHGSKPMMDLLIFLCAQYHLNPSSYTIDLQSAENNPIKFKPNTPIGMLEVEKVILKPKVLDKKKPTPIIPEKTVRVVINFKKTQKTIVRVSPHAPLQELAPIICSKCEFDPLHTLLLKDYQSQEPLDLTKSLNDLGLRELYAMDVSRATSVTASNKSSLQESCQISQNLDIMKEKDNKGFFSFFQRSKKKREQTASAPATPLVSKHRPAFTRSNTISKPYISNTLPSDAPKKRRAPLPPMPGSQSAPQDLAHIQERPASCVVKSLSVDETDKNPCGAGIVRTGSLQLSGTSVGNSSLKRTKRKAPSPPSKMPLPLSDEDNHVTVLQAGRAVPTDSAVEASCPEGPSNPDFTSLAEASLGPGLPSHEQCTVPRSPDEASLSECPGTPEAAVASLTPGISSDRSLEEIDEKEELSEVPKVEAENVSVKSQDIPFGSTDIINTLKNDPNSAVGNVTGESAQNSKEEKQEARNTDGQGPRIMVYNASNQERVVDSVRNLRSLGSTQENVDQNEIIVIPTDTEKNMKNGVRITEINVGGVAKDNSVDMGADRLSNYQAHKTDTAESYKENHLAPSLVAGQKLNQPSEEKTKMQDAAIQTNPSSDSFEGNHQGHHLSNFKVNESVQTPSNDKSTQPSSLSPQDSAVDASRKFRSQGPLNVHSENQLTIKGPVCARGNDGLLPSVDGIDKNSTISKNYPLYRQDYDPKPKPSNEITREYIPKIGMTTYKIVPPKTLEILKNSESETTGYKDDHEIHTLGKKHTGENVKETAIQTEDLVISDNPKEPQADLKLQPSPRTEHQVHGVENSPCIAMGSPLKPTPRMTRDTGTAPLVPNLEDINNILESKLKSRVSNPQTKPSSFFLQMQKRVSGHYVTSAAAKGVHVAPNPTPKELIKKEGEREVIPPPEQTLSPLSKTTPSPPQPQIKNADDNISNQKPTETPPPPIAPRPVPLPANQLAALNLKTLKTFGAPRPYSSSAPSPFALAVVKRSQSLSKVRTVSCSEGAAARPPPDTEEGKAPSVNKFVGIPQLLVSDKGNNSAHNEQNSQIPSPTDCPSFILKRQSSLTFQSSDPEQIRQSLLTAIRSGEAAAKLKRVTVPSNTISVNGRSRLSHSMSPDAQDGH
- the COBLL1 gene encoding cordon-bleu protein-like 1 isoform X11 yields the protein MMDLLIFLCAQYHLNPSSYTIDLQSAENNPIKFKPNTPIGMLEVEKVILKPKVLDKKKPTPIIPEKTVRVVINFKKTQKTIVRVSPHAPLQELAPIICSKCEFDPLHTLLLKDYQSQEPLDLTKSLNDLGLRELYAMDVSRATSVTASNKSSLQESCQISQNLDIMKEKDNKGFFSFFQRSKKKREQTASAPATPLVSKHRPAFTRSNTISKPYISNTLPSDAPKKRRAPLPPMPGSQSAPQDLAHIQERPASCVVKSLSVDETDKNPCGAGIVRTGSLQLSGTSVGNSSLKRTKRKAPSPPSKMPLPLSDEDNHVTVLQAGRAVPTDSAVEASCPEGPSNPDFTSLAEASLGPGLPSHEQCTVPRSPDEASLSECPGTPEAAVASLTPGISSDRSLEEIDEKEELSEVPKVEAENVSVKSQDIPFGSTDIINTLKNDPNSAVGNVTGESAQNSKEEKQEARNTDGQGPRIMVYNASNQERVVDSVRNLRSLGSTQENVDQNEIIVIPTDTEKNMKNGVRITEINVGGVAKDNSVDMGADRLSNYQAHKTDTAESYKENHLAPSLVAGQKLNQPSEEKTKMQDAAIQTNPSSDSFEGNHQGHHLSNFKVNESVQTPSNDKSTQPSSLSPQDSAVDASRKFRSQGPLNVHSENQLTIKGPVCARGNDGLLPSVDGIDKNSTISKNYPLYRQDYDPKPKPSNEITREYIPKIGMTTYKIVPPKTLEILKNSESETTGYKDDHEIHTLGKKHTGENVKETAIQTEDLVISDNPKEPQADLKLQPSPRTEHQVHGVENSPCIAMGSPLKPTPRMTRDTGTAPLVPNLEDINNILESKLKSRVSNPQTKPSSFFLQMQKRVSGHYVTSAAAKGVHVAPNPTPKELIKKEGEREVIPPPEQTLSPLSKTTPSPPQPQIKNADDNISNQKPTETPPPPIAPRPVPLPANQLAALNLKTLKTFGAPRPYSSSAPSPFALAVVKRSQSLSKVRTVSCSEGAAARPPPDTEEGKAPSVNKFVGIPQLLVSDKGNNSAHNEQNSQIPSPTDCPSFILKRQSSLTFQSSDPEQIRQSLLTAIRSGEAAAKLKRVTVPSNTISVNGRSRLSHSMSPDAQDGH
- the COBLL1 gene encoding cordon-bleu protein-like 1 isoform X7 → MLKKKERKKYTSEDGASLNLPLLRKISHRCAFNRIATLEVKLELKKKKKNKTALDVKSRTAGRARCRLRSASFSPHFRGSRDPPLQSSPGRRKPKAKAPLPPAETKYLDASSVDDTVDSSACIMEQKENMIDKDIELSVVLPGDIIKSTTVHGSKPMMDLLIFLCAQYHLNPSSYTIDLQSAENNPIKFKPNTPIGMLEVEKVILKPKVLDKKKPTPIIPEKTVRVVINFKKTQKTIVRVSPHAPLQELAPIICSKCEFDPLHTLLLKDYQSQEPLDLTKSLNDLGLRELYAMDVSRESCQISQNLDIMKEKDNKGFFSFFQRSKKKREQTASAPATPLVSKHRPAFTRSNTISKPYISNTLPSDAPKKRRAPLPPMPGSQSAPQDLAHIQERPASCVVKSLSVDETDKNPCGAGIVRTGSLQLSGTSVGNSSLKRTKRKAPSPPSKMPLPLSDEDNHVTVLQAGRAVPTDSAVEASCPEGPSNPAGISSDRSLEEIDEKEELSEVPKVEAENVSVKSQDIPFGSTDIINTLKNDPNSAVGNVTGESAQNSKEEKQEARNTDGQGPRIMVYNASNQERVVDSVRNLRSLGSTQENVDQNEIIVIPTDTEKNMKNGVRITEINVGGVAKDNSVDMGADRLSNYQAHKTDTAESYKENHLAPSLVAGQKLNQPSEEKTKMQDAAIQTNPSSDSFEGNHQGHHLSNFKVNESVQTPSNDKSTQPSSLSPQDSAVDASRKFRSQGPLNVHSENQLTIKGPVCARGNDGLLPSVDGIDKNSTISKNYPLYRQDYDPKPKPSNEITREYIPKIGMTTYKIVPPKTLEILKNSESETTGYKDDHEIHTLGKKHTGENVKETAIQTEDLVISDNPKEPQADLKLQPSPRTEHQVHGVENSPCIAMGSPLKPTPRMTRDTGTAPLVPNLEDINNILESKLKSRVSNPQTKPSSFFLQMQKRVSGHYVTSAAAKGVHVAPNPTPKELIKKEGEREVIPPPEQTLSPLSKTTPSPPQPQIKNADDNISNQKPTETPPPPIAPRPVPLPANQLAALNLKTLKTFGAPRPYSSSAPSPFALAVVKRSQSLSKVRTVSCSEGAAARPPPDTEEGKAPSVNKFVGIPQLLVSDKGNNSAHNEQNSQIPSPTDCPSFILKRQSSLTFQSSDPEQIRQSLLTAIRSGEAAAKLKRVTVPSNTISVNGRSRLSHSMSPDAQDGH